A single Borrelia puertoricensis DNA region contains:
- a CDS encoding DUF764 family protein encodes MHIIKILNDFKEYAHAKSENICKVINTYNHPYLLSNITTSEPNIIAFKFTSEDGLLAHNSHYGTFYDNICEFNINFQIFIISLVINSNDYDAYNRMLTLYSLLKEFLHNRVNKYTVKDAHEPDYIKHLNIYIRPTSNMQNTGLITLGTKCSNTAYSSSASFKAGIQIFERKE; translated from the coding sequence ATGCATATAATTAAAATACTAAATGACTTTAAAGAATATGCTCATGCTAAAAGTGAAAACATATGTAAGGTTATTAATACATATAATCATCCATATCTACTCTCTAATATAACTACGAGCGAACCTAATATTATTGCATTTAAATTTACATCTGAAGATGGCTTACTTGCTCACAACTCTCATTATGGTACTTTTTATGATAATATTTGTGAGTTTAATATTAACTTCCAAATATTTATTATCTCTCTTGTAATAAATTCAAATGACTATGATGCTTACAATAGAATGTTGACTTTATATAGTTTACTTAAAGAATTTTTACATAACAGAGTAAATAAATACACAGTTAAGGACGCTCATGAACCTGACTACATAAAACATCTCAATATCTATATACGTCCAACATCTAATATGCAAAATACAGGTCTCATTACTTTGGGAACAAAATGTAGTAACACTGCTTATAGCTCATCAGCTAGTTTTAAAGCTGGAATCCAAATATTTGAAAGGAAGGAGTAA
- a CDS encoding PBSX family phage terminase large subunit — protein sequence MDIYKLPIFKEMQREYKRDFGIDISNFIKPKALEVDFKGFESKYLTKKQLKVVRNIEKNKQSKIILSGGIASGKTFLACYLFLKILLTNRNVYKRNTNNFIIGNSQKSLEVNVMSELEDIASMLKIPFRPKFSNTSYFEIDSLRVNLYGGDRASDFERFRGSNSALIYVNEATTLHKETLIECLKRLRVGMQAIIFDTNPDSPEHFFKLDYIDNTKIYSTYNFTTYDNELISRDFIKTQEEIYKDIPTYKARVLLGEWVSSCDAIFTNVNLTSKHEFISPIAYLDPAYSIGGDNTALCVLERVDQSYYAFIFQEKLPVGDPKMLNTIKTILTNLNVHKLYVEDRDNVSGHGNVTKMFLKLRAGMSHNFKIAPIKPISNKFTRIATLIEPFATSKLSIMDYSSKSAISDIYKYKGDGKSDDDSLDSLSASYMLLTLSMRTLKAHFTKIRFL from the coding sequence ATGGATATATATAAGCTGCCTATATTTAAAGAAATGCAGCGAGAGTACAAGCGTGATTTTGGTATTGATATATCTAATTTTATTAAGCCTAAAGCATTGGAGGTTGATTTTAAAGGGTTTGAAAGTAAATATTTAACTAAAAAACAACTTAAAGTAGTACGTAATATCGAGAAGAATAAACAAAGTAAAATTATCCTCTCAGGTGGGATTGCTAGCGGTAAAACATTTCTAGCATGTTATCTATTCTTAAAAATACTGCTTACAAATAGGAATGTGTATAAAAGAAATACTAATAATTTTATAATAGGAAATTCCCAAAAATCATTAGAGGTTAATGTTATGAGTGAGTTAGAAGATATTGCTAGTATGCTTAAAATACCCTTTAGGCCAAAATTTTCTAATACATCATATTTTGAAATAGACTCACTAAGAGTTAATTTGTATGGAGGTGATAGGGCAAGTGATTTTGAGCGGTTTAGAGGCTCTAATTCAGCGCTTATTTACGTTAATGAAGCAACTACACTGCATAAAGAAACATTAATAGAATGTTTAAAAAGGCTTAGAGTAGGAATGCAGGCAATTATATTTGATACCAATCCAGATAGTCCTGAACATTTCTTTAAGCTTGATTATATTGATAATACAAAAATTTACTCTACATATAACTTTACAACATATGATAATGAATTAATTTCTCGGGATTTTATTAAAACCCAAGAAGAGATTTACAAGGACATTCCAACATATAAGGCAAGGGTTCTACTTGGAGAATGGGTCTCGTCCTGTGATGCGATATTTACTAATGTTAATCTTACAAGTAAGCATGAATTTATATCCCCAATAGCATATTTAGATCCTGCATATAGTATAGGAGGAGATAATACAGCTCTTTGTGTTTTGGAGCGAGTAGATCAAAGTTATTATGCGTTTATTTTTCAAGAAAAGTTACCAGTAGGTGATCCTAAAATGTTAAATACAATTAAAACTATACTTACAAATCTTAATGTACACAAACTATATGTTGAAGATAGGGATAACGTTTCTGGGCATGGGAATGTGACTAAAATGTTTCTTAAACTTAGGGCGGGTATGAGTCATAATTTTAAAATTGCTCCAATTAAACCTATAAGTAATAAATTTACTAGAATTGCTACGTTAATAGAGCCATTTGCAACATCTAAACTTAGTATTATGGATTATTCAAGTAAGTCAGCTATATCTGATATTTATAAGTACAAAGGAGATGGTAAGAGTGATGATGATTCATTAGATAGCCTATCAGCATCATATATGTTATTGACTCTAAGTATGCGTACTCTTAAAGCTCATTTTACTAAAATAAGGTTCCTATAA
- a CDS encoding DUF787 family protein: MPQDTISVNLINNKVHNTTINYYSPLLVYKTLKINVNKDSTNYKVLNLTINNYEKQIEALEKEDSNGEDDFNKEKEMLKNTMSDFFNSPSVALKSAMLFIYKDKPETIKTYLKTHRHSFVVLINTYDKDNNGDDGLVVYKDDYLKFKMPDTFFIFSTKESEIKELFKDKSSLEKTNNIAIYSNKRDNLHLKFTAKYLYEACMFHSVNPYGMNLAARPLVDDEVITKLRTANINFYSYLNETGLDKVSAFKEGVDLAGNPIDQLFTYHYIKQEAIIELIRIWNINNRQNSKLSNMQLSGARDNAYTSAIECLLKRYIERGLIVSYSNLNIILSPSPQLKLELTIDITYNYSINSVSFIITTKDITDYLNKLEN; encoded by the coding sequence TTGCCACAAGATACAATTAGTGTAAATCTAATTAATAATAAAGTACATAACACAACAATAAACTATTATTCTCCGTTACTAGTTTATAAAACATTAAAAATTAATGTGAATAAAGATAGTACAAATTATAAAGTCTTAAATCTTACAATAAATAACTATGAAAAGCAAATAGAAGCATTAGAAAAGGAAGATAGTAATGGAGAGGATGATTTTAACAAAGAGAAGGAGATGTTAAAGAATACTATGTCTGATTTCTTTAATTCTCCAAGTGTAGCATTAAAATCAGCTATGCTCTTTATTTATAAAGATAAACCTGAGACTATTAAAACTTATCTTAAAACACACAGACATTCATTTGTTGTTCTAATTAATACTTATGATAAAGATAATAATGGTGATGACGGGCTAGTTGTATACAAAGATGATTACTTGAAATTCAAGATGCCAGATACTTTCTTTATTTTCTCTACTAAAGAGAGTGAAATAAAAGAGCTATTTAAAGATAAAAGCTCCCTAGAGAAAACAAATAATATAGCTATTTATAGTAATAAGCGAGATAATCTACATCTTAAATTTACAGCTAAGTATTTATATGAAGCTTGTATGTTTCACAGTGTAAATCCATATGGCATGAATCTTGCTGCAAGACCACTTGTTGATGATGAAGTAATAACTAAACTAAGAACTGCAAATATTAATTTCTATTCTTATCTTAACGAAACAGGTCTTGATAAAGTATCAGCATTTAAAGAAGGAGTTGATCTTGCAGGAAATCCTATTGACCAGTTATTTACTTATCACTATATAAAACAAGAAGCAATAATTGAACTTATTAGAATTTGGAATATTAATAATAGACAAAATAGTAAATTATCTAACATGCAATTATCTGGAGCAAGAGATAATGCATATACATCAGCAATTGAATGCTTACTAAAGAGATATATAGAGAGAGGACTTATTGTAAGCTACTCAAACTTAAATATTATACTCTCACCATCACCACAACTTAAATTAGAACTAACTATTGATATTACTTATAACTACAGTATCAACTCAGTATCTTTCATTATTACAACCAAAGATATAACTGATTACTTAAATAAACTCGAAAATTAA
- a CDS encoding DUF1357 family protein translates to MEKDSDVNTEEVVIQTNDNSSSDKFKRISQEEFEEYMQLKEKVTREDERVNKLSINDRIARELANAEDRERVEKQLLLEAEKINEIDQLAKAHLSKHFDKDTLLSKGYSLKEIMQAQRRELVRKFVPKEQIKAISKLDNFEHLDGEILEQLVSLAKVNISMRKRAASNIDSKHGDIISKIENRISLLDSGFSPVNFDEFNISVANAYKDRIHEFYNLKEKKKQLKEIYACQRL, encoded by the coding sequence ATGGAAAAAGATTCAGATGTAAATACAGAAGAAGTAGTAATACAGACTAATGATAATAGCTCTTCTGATAAGTTTAAACGTATAAGTCAAGAAGAGTTTGAAGAGTATATGCAGCTTAAAGAAAAGGTAACTCGAGAAGATGAAAGGGTTAATAAATTAAGTATAAATGACCGAATTGCACGTGAACTTGCAAATGCAGAAGATAGAGAGCGAGTAGAGAAACAGTTACTCTTAGAAGCTGAAAAGATAAATGAAATTGATCAATTAGCAAAAGCACATTTAAGCAAGCATTTTGATAAAGATACTCTTCTTTCTAAAGGTTATTCACTGAAAGAAATAATGCAAGCACAAAGAAGAGAGTTAGTGAGAAAATTTGTTCCTAAAGAACAAATAAAAGCTATTTCCAAGCTAGATAATTTTGAACATTTAGATGGAGAGATATTAGAACAACTTGTATCTTTAGCAAAAGTGAATATAAGCATGAGAAAACGTGCTGCAAGTAATATTGACTCTAAGCATGGTGATATTATCTCTAAAATAGAGAATAGAATATCATTATTAGATTCAGGATTTTCACCAGTTAACTTTGATGAATTTAATATTTCTGTTGCAAATGCTTATAAAGATAGAATACATGAGTTTTATAACCTTAAAGAGAAAAAAAAACAGCTTAAGGAGATATATGCATGTCAGAGACTATAA
- a CDS encoding DUF3890 domain-containing protein, whose amino-acid sequence MQQRTAQQEIERQEEELFISRLHSNIISLLGISIEEFSIQSFMMQINLLESILLANGIQSEKLTYNDIFLLTYYHIGCELRKKGIVRELEFERIKREKFNELEIDYHPISDTSQSDSCNKNFCLRFDAYLDKVKRDTTSPSCIGVV is encoded by the coding sequence ATGCAACAGAGAACAGCTCAACAAGAGATAGAGAGACAAGAAGAAGAATTATTTATAAGCAGGCTTCACTCTAATATTATTTCCCTTTTGGGAATAAGCATAGAAGAATTTTCTATTCAAAGCTTTATGATGCAAATTAATCTCTTAGAGTCAATATTATTAGCTAATGGAATCCAGTCAGAGAAGCTTACTTATAATGATATCTTCTTGCTTACTTACTATCATATTGGATGTGAACTGAGGAAAAAGGGGATTGTCCGTGAACTTGAATTTGAGAGAATAAAGAGAGAAAAATTCAATGAACTTGAAATTGACTATCACCCTATATCTGATACTAGTCAATCTGACAGTTGTAATAAAAACTTCTGTTTACGATTTGATGCGTATCTAGATAAAGTTAAAAGAGATACTACTTCTCCTTCCTGTATAGGAGTTGTGTAA
- a CDS encoding DUF228 domain-containing protein gives MSNVTELVKQYEEKANSIKKLMKNPISDAGVFSNKIDFRDKNLHFANQGGTVTNSKDKLENYPVKGYPYKRGVKLVVENPSTSNNNPHYEPHVEVGGENDLYGICSDIDEFTGIATVIPITNNFQGYLVAKQNSGIKRKDKVKFDANGELEKDSSSNGKINAYALSDAISLDGTTNKICIVNVAIYGNKARPS, from the coding sequence TTGTCAAATGTAACTGAATTAGTAAAACAATATGAAGAGAAAGCTAATAGTATTAAAAAGTTAATGAAAAATCCTATTAGTGATGCAGGGGTTTTTAGTAATAAAATTGATTTTAGGGATAAAAATTTACACTTTGCCAACCAAGGTGGGACTGTAACTAATAGTAAAGACAAATTAGAAAATTATCCTGTCAAAGGTTATCCATACAAAAGAGGAGTAAAACTAGTTGTAGAAAATCCAAGTACTTCTAATAACAATCCACACTATGAACCACATGTTGAGGTTGGTGGTGAGAATGATCTATATGGAATATGCAGTGATATAGATGAGTTTACTGGCATAGCAACAGTAATACCTATTACAAATAATTTTCAAGGGTATTTAGTAGCCAAACAAAATAGTGGTATAAAAAGAAAAGATAAAGTTAAATTTGATGCAAATGGTGAGCTTGAAAAAGATAGCTCAAGTAATGGCAAAATTAATGCCTATGCTTTATCAGATGCAATTTCACTTGATGGTACTACAAACAAAATTTGCATAGTTAATGTAGCTATTTACGGTAATAAAGCCAGACCAAGTTAA
- a CDS encoding Mlp family lipoprotein: protein MNKINFILVLALLISSCEYEHGNATPKSRVKRNLEEQEEVQKTPEDALREKLNDSQKQGLEFLKDALSDDNKLNEILKQDERKVKDVLEHIHTELEKCNGNDGDKSTFKTLVKEYFKGNNNLDNIVGENSQLQSMCGANGAGG from the coding sequence ATGAATAAAATTAATTTTATTTTGGTGTTGGCACTACTAATTAGTAGTTGTGAATATGAGCATGGAAATGCTACACCTAAGAGTAGAGTTAAAAGAAATTTGGAAGAACAAGAAGAAGTACAAAAAACACCTGAAGACGCATTAAGAGAAAAGCTAAATGATAGTCAAAAGCAAGGTTTAGAATTTTTAAAAGATGCTTTAAGTGATGATAATAAACTAAATGAAATTCTAAAACAAGATGAAAGAAAAGTTAAAGATGTACTTGAACATATACATACTGAGCTCGAAAAATGTAACGGAAATGATGGGGATAAAAGCACTTTTAAAACCTTAGTAAAGGAATATTTTAAAGGCAATAATAATTTAGACAATATTGTTGGTGAAAACAGTCAATTACAAAGCATGTGTGGAGCAAACGGAGCAGGGGGTTAA
- a CDS encoding DUF228 domain-containing protein — protein sequence MSETITKLKEEYDKKVKEIQDLMKNPNRDPGLFSNNVDFRDKNLTFANSGGSITSKVDKLENYPVKGYPYKRGVKLSYEASDNTEPCVEAGGGTDLYGICIDIDDFTGIATVLPITNNFTGYLVVKKDGQSSINPGNKIKINTDGEVENNSSSGGVNGIALSKAFQVNTNLYIALVSICGNRGN from the coding sequence ATGTCAGAGACTATAACAAAACTTAAAGAAGAATATGATAAAAAGGTAAAAGAAATACAAGACCTAATGAAAAATCCAAATAGGGATCCTGGTCTTTTTAGTAATAATGTTGATTTTAGAGATAAGAATTTAACCTTTGCTAATTCTGGTGGAAGTATAACTTCAAAAGTAGATAAGTTAGAGAATTATCCTGTTAAAGGATATCCATACAAACGTGGTGTTAAGTTATCTTATGAGGCAAGTGATAATACTGAACCTTGTGTAGAAGCTGGGGGTGGTACTGATTTATATGGTATATGCATAGATATTGATGACTTTACTGGTATAGCAACTGTACTGCCAATAACAAATAATTTTACGGGATATTTAGTAGTAAAGAAAGATGGTCAAAGTTCAATTAATCCTGGAAATAAAATTAAAATTAATACAGATGGTGAAGTTGAAAATAACAGCAGTTCAGGTGGTGTTAATGGAATAGCCTTATCAAAGGCATTTCAAGTTAATACTAACTTATACATAGCATTAGTAAGTATATGTGGAAACAGAGGTAATTAA
- a CDS encoding anti-CBASS protein Acb1 family protein yields the protein MQTEIKGTNLYYFDELKKRSNKICPLELYKYSLVFRNYIENPAEDALKNGIHLESLDNISESEIARLKRELKDALLNLIISYRFNGAGYILVLTRDELTELEEEVNSELPIGFKYLDFNLVKDLGIYDQYITYTVKEGNTTYSLVKIHKSRLIIYDNYDYVLKRYTPCYSESFLLNIYLLEKIYTEIDKRIETHNFLFYKDEALVGLQDALSNATASLNSLTHRNNSNNGLFAGLFQRQRQDNNSICDLKSINDSLSREIERLKSSLNNEGIFYTSTTDASLEVIKYDLSYLKEALALVKAKIGADTKEPLTRSFNEQTKGLGNDGKGDRSNYYDFLKGIQEAVEIAVNIKLSRYFGLEMKFNSLVMLSEEERVDRDLKLIEFFGKYSELINKSVLSKDEISKLKEKLFSI from the coding sequence ATGCAAACTGAAATTAAAGGAACAAATTTGTATTATTTTGATGAACTAAAGAAACGATCAAATAAGATCTGTCCTTTGGAATTATATAAATATTCGCTTGTTTTTAGGAACTATATAGAGAATCCTGCTGAGGATGCACTGAAGAATGGTATTCATCTTGAAAGTTTAGATAATATTAGTGAATCTGAGATAGCAAGACTTAAAAGAGAGCTTAAAGATGCTCTTTTAAATCTTATAATTAGTTATAGATTTAATGGTGCAGGATATATTTTAGTTCTAACTCGTGATGAACTGACAGAATTAGAAGAAGAAGTAAATTCTGAATTGCCCATTGGATTTAAATATCTAGATTTCAATTTAGTTAAAGATTTGGGCATTTATGACCAGTATATTACTTACACAGTAAAAGAAGGAAATACCACTTATTCTTTAGTTAAGATACATAAGAGTAGACTCATCATTTATGATAATTATGATTATGTCTTAAAACGTTACACACCATGTTATAGTGAAAGTTTTTTACTTAATATTTATCTACTTGAGAAAATTTATACAGAGATAGATAAGAGAATAGAGACACATAATTTTCTTTTTTATAAAGATGAAGCATTAGTTGGACTTCAAGATGCACTATCAAATGCAACTGCATCATTAAACAGCTTAACACATAGAAATAATAGTAATAATGGATTATTTGCAGGTCTATTTCAAAGACAAAGACAGGATAATAACAGCATATGCGATCTTAAGAGTATTAATGATAGTCTCTCAAGAGAAATCGAGAGATTAAAGTCAAGTTTAAATAATGAAGGAATATTTTACACTTCAACAACAGATGCATCATTAGAGGTAATTAAGTATGATTTGTCTTATTTAAAAGAGGCATTGGCATTAGTAAAAGCTAAGATAGGAGCAGATACAAAAGAGCCACTAACTCGAAGTTTTAATGAACAGACTAAAGGTTTGGGAAATGATGGGAAGGGAGATAGATCCAATTATTATGATTTTCTTAAAGGAATACAAGAAGCAGTAGAGATTGCTGTCAATATTAAACTATCTAGGTATTTTGGTTTAGAGATGAAATTTAATTCTCTTGTTATGCTTAGTGAAGAAGAGAGAGTAGATAGAGATCTCAAATTAATAGAATTTTTCGGTAAATATAGTGAACTTATAAATAAAAGTGTTTTAAGCAAAGATGAAATATCAAAGCTAAAAGAAAAATTATTTTCAATTTAG
- the bdr gene encoding Bdr family repetitive protein produces MGLAQRVITQQMVIAELTKAGIKRDIAIDLSYRYYRNELTYKDIEFLKENFDIKLKHLEDGISSVKDEFNTKIDTKFNELDKKIDTVESNFNLKLEKVEALLQSEIQRVETTLKSDIRDLDNKIDAVENNLNNKIDTKFNELDNKIDTVRSELKSDIKDLDNKIEKSTLEFKNTSKLHNWMFGTIITLTLGILLALLLK; encoded by the coding sequence ATGGGACTTGCTCAACGAGTTATTACTCAGCAAATGGTTATAGCTGAACTTACTAAAGCCGGTATTAAGAGAGATATTGCTATTGACCTGTCTTATAGGTATTATCGTAATGAGCTGACTTATAAAGACATTGAATTCTTAAAAGAAAACTTTGATATAAAATTGAAACACTTAGAAGATGGGATTAGTAGTGTTAAGGATGAATTTAATACCAAAATAGATACTAAATTTAATGAACTCGATAAAAAAATAGACACCGTTGAGAGTAACTTTAACCTTAAGCTTGAAAAAGTTGAAGCTCTCTTACAATCTGAGATTCAAAGGGTTGAGACAACTTTAAAATCTGATATTAGAGACCTTGACAATAAAATAGATGCAGTTGAGAATAATCTTAATAATAAGATAGATACTAAATTCAATGAACTTGATAACAAGATAGATACAGTCAGAAGTGAATTAAAATCTGATATTAAGGATCTTGATAATAAGATAGAGAAATCTACATTAGAATTTAAAAACACATCTAAACTCCATAATTGGATGTTTGGTACTATCATAACTCTTACTTTAGGTATTTTATTAGCATTATTATTGAAATAA
- a CDS encoding DUF1506 family protein produces MNNLRDKLSQMSQRMIFTYKAPAPLRLYKFETITLDDNSYQRVFNKEDYLEFTGIIIDISPQELRMIYDSNLFDLQGLSKLYTSDDIIFNLQDRISIGDNYYEIVSIDSSIGYQTLILKDIVWK; encoded by the coding sequence ATGAATAATCTTAGAGATAAGTTATCACAAATGTCACAACGTATGATATTTACATACAAAGCCCCTGCTCCTTTACGTTTATATAAATTTGAAACTATTACACTTGATGATAATTCTTATCAGAGGGTATTTAATAAAGAAGACTACTTAGAATTTACAGGCATTATTATAGATATAAGTCCCCAAGAATTAAGGATGATTTATGACTCAAATTTATTTGATTTACAAGGACTCTCTAAACTTTATACAAGTGATGATATTATCTTCAATCTTCAAGATAGAATTTCTATAGGTGATAATTATTACGAAATAGTAAGTATTGACTCTTCTATTGGTTACCAAACACTAATTTTAAAGGATATTGTATGGAAATAG
- a CDS encoding DUF261 family protein, translating into MKITQNNPNLVSAVRQWGCYFLSLHYYVSVFKKLQFSVLDINRNYHNFVKSGCMRSNCYILNPCAVLRRFDISASVRWEGPAYRCLDGEFEISEVKIKNTPGYHFIATNLSSVLYDSLSLRERGREYNVTSKRVFRKI; encoded by the coding sequence ATGAAAATAACGCAAAATAACCCAAATTTAGTCTCAGCAGTACGTCAGTGGGGATGTTACTTTTTATCTCTTCATTATTACGTATCAGTTTTTAAAAAGTTGCAGTTTAGTGTTCTTGATATAAATAGGAATTATCATAACTTTGTTAAGTCAGGGTGTATGAGAAGTAATTGTTATATTCTAAATCCATGCGCTGTACTGAGACGGTTTGATATCAGTGCAAGTGTGAGGTGGGAGGGCCCTGCTTACAGATGTTTAGATGGAGAATTTGAGATAAGTGAAGTTAAAATAAAAAATACACCAGGATATCATTTTATAGCAACTAATTTGTCTTCTGTACTTTATGATTCACTCTCTCTTAGAGAGCGAGGAAGGGAGTATAATGTTACGTCTAAACGTGTGTTTAGAAAAATATAA
- a CDS encoding tyrosine-type recombinase/integrase, translating to MIVNDLLKEKIKNLIKENELLREELLLITNPSKKQIITKPKTRFYLNDKTIRLVKRSIERLKSLDPISGWFVHLLSVTGCRGVEVQNIKLDQISKEKGSNNELLYSLRVNVAKKRRGVCIREVVINKDEFDAIMRAHKTYFEKKGMDARRTYLFQKSKIRFRDNKINIKKITEKFKELLIKGGFKERKSLHLCRNIFIATLKSRGYNAFQIKELMKYSSTSEIDNVYGLSSASKIQAYKDIKTSLK from the coding sequence ATGATAGTGAATGATTTACTTAAAGAAAAAATAAAAAATTTAATTAAAGAAAATGAACTCTTAAGAGAAGAACTGTTGTTAATTACCAATCCTTCTAAAAAGCAAATTATTACTAAACCCAAAACTAGATTTTATCTTAATGACAAGACAATTAGACTCGTAAAACGCTCTATAGAGAGACTTAAAAGTCTAGACCCCATTTCAGGATGGTTTGTACACTTACTCTCAGTTACTGGTTGTAGGGGTGTTGAGGTACAAAATATAAAACTTGACCAGATATCAAAAGAAAAAGGTAGTAATAATGAACTACTCTATAGCCTGCGTGTTAATGTTGCAAAAAAGAGAAGAGGTGTTTGCATAAGAGAAGTTGTAATTAATAAAGATGAATTTGACGCTATTATGAGGGCCCATAAAACTTATTTCGAAAAAAAAGGTATGGATGCAAGACGTACATATCTATTTCAAAAAAGTAAGATTAGATTTCGTGATAATAAAATTAATATAAAAAAGATTACCGAAAAATTTAAAGAATTACTCATTAAGGGAGGATTTAAAGAAAGAAAATCTCTTCATTTATGTAGAAATATATTCATAGCTACTCTAAAATCACGTGGTTATAATGCATTCCAAATAAAAGAACTTATGAAATATTCATCTACTTCTGAGATTGATAATGTTTATGGTCTCTCAAGTGCAAGTAAAATACAGGCTTACAAAGATATCAAAACTAGCTTGAAATAA
- a CDS encoding DUF228 domain-containing protein, giving the protein MTSKANPSKDELRSDHDTQTDFQMGDIDLSDTEDQELFKNLLQESQLQKSQLQEDSTRSKRRSKRSTPILEETTEGKSLKEIILKLRKYFKSFDTQAAVFKAPTTFQDKNIRVDAISQSLSSSTDKLEEYPALGFPYKRAVKLKVETDTKKNDEVQVEVSDGNNMYGICVDIDPYTNVATILPITNNFTGYVIAQSSVSLQIGDKLDFNSNGEAVKSSNTSSVKINAIALSNKFTIQLTNDESKKSNDEYTLNLVKIALYGNKAIG; this is encoded by the coding sequence GTGACTAGCAAAGCAAACCCATCAAAAGATGAACTTAGAAGTGATCATGATACTCAAACTGATTTTCAAATGGGTGATATTGATTTAAGTGATACAGAAGATCAAGAACTTTTTAAAAATCTATTACAAGAATCCCAATTACAAAAAAGTCAATTACAAGAGGATTCTACAAGATCAAAAAGACGAAGTAAAAGAAGCACCCCAATATTAGAAGAAACTACTGAAGGTAAGTCACTTAAAGAGATTATCTTAAAATTAAGGAAATACTTTAAGAGTTTTGATACTCAAGCTGCTGTGTTTAAAGCACCAACTACTTTTCAAGATAAAAACATAAGAGTAGATGCAATTTCACAATCTCTCTCAAGTAGTACAGACAAATTAGAAGAATACCCAGCTTTAGGATTTCCATATAAACGTGCAGTAAAGCTAAAAGTAGAGACAGATACTAAAAAAAATGACGAAGTTCAAGTTGAAGTTAGTGATGGGAATAACATGTATGGAATATGTGTTGATATTGATCCTTATACTAATGTAGCAACTATACTTCCTATTACGAATAATTTTACTGGATATGTAATTGCACAAAGTTCTGTTAGTTTGCAAATAGGTGATAAATTAGATTTTAATTCTAATGGAGAAGCTGTTAAATCATCTAATACCTCATCAGTCAAAATTAATGCTATAGCATTATCAAATAAATTTACAATACAACTTACTAATGATGAGAGTAAGAAAAGCAATGATGAGTATACATTAAATTTAGTTAAAATAGCTCTTTATGGCAATAAAGCCATTGGTTAA
- a CDS encoding DUF603 domain-containing protein, protein MIRVKKSFDDYVVYFREGKLNDAGIAKELGVSRVNVGKMRRKWEEIKDDPEYINGAAKLTICEDTLNNILFHASQSTAQARDLKSQFSMAKSMLGLEFINSFSRYLELELKTHNYKIEELESQISNLYKKTLSKKVAHSEEESRELEELKLKLDELKRERELKKMSLCYKTMLKLKATDTDVRSKLQI, encoded by the coding sequence ATGATTAGGGTAAAGAAATCGTTTGATGATTATGTTGTGTATTTTAGAGAAGGGAAGCTTAATGACGCAGGGATAGCAAAAGAGCTTGGAGTTAGTCGTGTTAATGTAGGAAAGATGAGACGCAAATGGGAAGAGATTAAGGATGACCCTGAGTATATTAATGGTGCTGCTAAGCTTACTATTTGTGAAGATACTTTAAATAATATATTATTTCATGCATCACAAAGTACAGCCCAGGCGCGTGATCTTAAAAGTCAGTTTAGTATGGCTAAAAGTATGTTGGGACTAGAATTTATAAATTCATTTAGTCGTTATTTAGAGTTAGAACTTAAAACTCATAATTACAAAATAGAAGAACTCGAGTCTCAAATTAGCAATCTTTACAAGAAGACTTTAAGTAAAAAAGTTGCACATTCAGAAGAAGAGAGTCGTGAGCTTGAAGAGTTAAAACTTAAACTCGATGAGCTTAAAAGGGAGAGAGAACTTAAGAAAATGTCACTATGTTACAAGACAATGCTAAAGCTTAAAGCTACTGATACAGATGTGCGCTCTAAATTACAAATTTAA